The genomic segment TGAGTTAATTGACAAGGTTATCAGAGTGCTTTGCAAAGAACCAACCTTAAAATAACCATAATTCGAAAATTTATAACCGTCAAATATGAAAAAATTATGAGTTGATAGACAGAGATAATAGATAATCGAACAGTAAATGTGCGTATGATAGAAAGCCCGGACACTTACCTATAAGAAGGGGTGACCGGGCTTTTCGATATTTATAACATGGCATCGGTTTTCTATTATTCCATTCTATTAACTCATTAAAAATTAGTATTTGACATATTATAATTTTCGAACTATTTTTAAGAAGTCAACCGCCACTGAACTGGACTGGCTTAATAACTGTTTAAATAAATCAAGCAGCAGAAAGGAATGACTAAATTGACACAGAACGAATTTAAGATATGTTTCACGTCTTCGACACCGATGAAGCTGTCGTCCTGTGATTTTCGTGATGGACAGCAATCTATCATGGCGACGAGGATGCGCACCGAGGACATGGTGCCGGTCCTTTCGAAGATGGATGAGTTTGGCTTTGACTGCATAGAGATGTGGGGAGGCGCGACTTTTGATACCTGTATCAGGTATCTGAAGGAGGACCCATGGGACCGGGTCCGAACATTCAAACAGTACGTCAAAAAAACCCCGCTCAGGATGCTGTTGCGTGGACAGAACCTGTTGGGTTATACGCATTATCCGGACGATATAGTGGATCGTTTTGTAACTGCCGCCGCGAAAGCTGGTATAGATATATTCCTGATTTTTGACGGTCTCAATGATATTCGCAACTGTGAGACAGCTGCCAAGGCAGCGCTTCGTTCCGGAAAACTGGTGGAAGGCAACATCCAGTTTACATCAAGCCCCGTACATACTATTGATTCATTTATTAAAACAGCGCAGGAGTATGTGGAGATTGGCGCAACGGCTGTCCATCTTGAGGATATGGGCGGCATGATCGATCCCGTAACAGCAGGCAAGACTGTTGCGGCGATCAAGGCTGCTTTAGATGTTCCGGTGCACTACCACGCGCATTGCACCGGCGGAATGACAGAAATCACCTATTGGGAAGTTATAAAGGCCGGCGCGGATGTAATAGATGTGGATGTTTCAGCTTTTGCGCTCGGAACCAGCCATCCGGCGGCAGAAAGCATGATTGCGGCGCTGAAAAATACGCCGCGGGATACCGGGCTGGACTACAATAAGCTGTTGGAGATAAACAATTATCTCAAACAGATGCGCAAAAAATACGAGGAGTTTGAGACAAAACTCTGCGGCGTTGATATTAAAGTCGTGCAGCATCAGATTCCGGGCGGTATGTATTCTAACCTGGAACACCAGCTAAAGGGAATGAATGCATTAGATCGTATGGATGAGGTGCTGGAGGAGATTGTGAGAGTCCGTAGGGATCTAGGATATCCGCCGCTCGGGACACCGTTCTCGCAACTTTGCGGAACTCTGGCGGCAATGAATGTATTGGCGGGTGAACGTTATAAGATGATCCCGAAAGAAGCGAAGGCCTATGTGAGAGGTCAATACGGCCGCATACCTGGACCTATCAGTGAGGAGTTGAAGAAAAAGGTCCTCGCTGAAGGGGAGGAGCCGATCACATGCCGTCCGGCGGATTTGATCGAGCCGGGATACGAAAGGATCAAATCAGAGGTGGAAGAAATTGCCCGCACCGAGGAGGACGTCCTTACCTATGCGATGTTCCCACAGGAAGGTCTGGCTTTTCTGAAAGAAAAGTACGGAATCAAGTAGTTCAAAAATAACCAACGCTTCGGGAATTCTGATCCGCGGTTCTTTTCATAATCTTATTCTAAATCAATACTGTAAAAGGGACTTAACCCTCCCGCTGATTCTGCAACGGCATCGGCGGGTAAAATGCACCAACTATGATGAATGGGTTTGGAGCAACGTTATGGAATCGCTTTGTGGTGCCGAGAAAGAAATGAAGATCGCGCGTGATAAAGTAGTCAAAATATTTCTCCTTATCAAGGATTGAGGACTTGTATTACAATATCATCCGAATTTAAAACCATTGCTGGTTATCCTCAATAAACTTCAAGCACTCATCCAGGTTTCCTTTATGTACGTCATACCACTGTCCAGTATGTCTCAGCCAATCTGCCGTACATTGTTCGCCTCTAGCATCGAATAAAGTAATTCTAGCCATAGGATACTCCACATACTTACCGTCAATAAGAGACTTTATAAACTGTACTTCTATTCCTGCAGGTATAAACTGCTCTACTAAGTGAAACATATATATGCGGCCTGCACGTATGTCTATCCTATTAACTTCCTTGCTCAATCGTTCCGAAGAAGCTACAAAATTATTCACTCTTTTTAACAGAAAATCCTTTGCATTCTGCGTTAGTTTAGCTGGTTTCGGGTTATATACCCACATACCTTTTCCCATATGCACCACCGTCCATCATCTTACTCGTTGATATTTTACAAGTAGCCCTTCTGTCCTGTTTAATTCAAAAAAAGCTGCAAACCTAGCAGTCGCTTCATCTTGAGCTTTATATTTTCTCCTAATCCTCCTGTAGCGTCTTAAAAGATATTCCTCTCGGCCAGCAGGAAAAAGAAAAGATAAACCTGATGTCATATTAAAATTATCGAATGGCACTATTCTCGTAAAAAGTAGCATTTCAGGAGATGCCGTTTCACTAAAGCCTATATCTGTTAATTTTATTTCATTTCTCTCATTCAAAATATCATTTAGTATGATTACTTTTTCATCTCTGAGTATTGATTCAATTTTGAAAAGCGATGTGTAAGAAGAAATTAATGCATTTAATATATCTCTCTCCACATCATTTTCCAGACTCTGAGATTGTAAGAAAGTTTCAGCAACACTTTTATCTCCATTTATCCGCTCGTTTATTATGAAATCCATTAAAACATCCCGTTCATAATCTTCTTCGAGTACAATGGTGTTATCTTCAAGCATATTCAATAATGCTGCTGCCTTACCAAATAGCTCCTTATCTGCACTTTCTATAATTCTACTGTTTAGCTGCATACCCACTTTTCTGCATTGCCTATATTGTTTAACAATATCCAATCTCGTTTCTCCTCAAGATAAATCACTATAATTTCCCAATCAATATTATCTCCAAAAGTAAAAAATGTAAATGATACTTTAAATTTATCTTCAGCATCCGCGTTGTATACTAGCGAGTAAAATTGAGTTACTACAATATTATTCCTAAAACCTTGTCCTCTCTGCCGCTCTTCAAGCCGAGTCGAACTCTTTAATACGGCAAAAAGCTCTGAAATCAATTATTCCAGAGCTTTTCCCAATTTCTGGGTGGAAAGTTAGGTAAAAAAAGATGCCAAGCTCCTTGATACAGTTGACAAAATAATCATATAGTTTTGAACCTATTTCAGGTGCTATTGCACTTGATAAGCAGCCAGACAAGAAATGGCTGAAATCCTGACGGTAATAAAATCCTATTGTCTTGCTGCTATAAACATGTCAATATCTTCAACGATGTACTTTGCTCCCGTGGAGTGCAGTACATCAAAGAATGAACCTAGATAATCGAAAACACCAAATTCTTTAAACCTTTTCACTGTCTCGGCTCCGGTCATGTTATGCTTTTTTTTGTACTGCTCAATGCAGAACACCTTAAATTGCATTGTCTTGCTCATATGGTCCACCTCAATATCCGGGAAGTTCCAGTTTTCCCGTTTCTATTTCCGTCTTGTATAAGTCAAAGATCTTATCCACGCTATAGTGCCACACCTTTGTTTTTTCATCTTCCAAATACGAATACAACTGAGTTGAGTATAGCTTTTCAATCGCTGCGTTTTCATCCAGATGGTATTCTGTAGCAATCTTGTCTGTTACAGCCGCCACTATCATTGGGAGAATAGCAGAAAACTTTTCAATATCCATCATTTTTCACCCTCCAAAATTCTTTTGGCGACACTGAGTTCCCGATTTAATTGCTGCAGAATATCTTCCACGTGTTTTCGCTTTTCCAAGCTCTCTCTGAGTTCATTAATCTTTTTTTCATCCTTGCCAACATAATCTGTAATAACCTTTTCGCCTTCTCGAAAAGACAAATAATAATACTCGTGTTTTCCTCGTCTGCGCGTTCGCAGAGTACCTTTCGGAAGCAATGATAGCTGCTGTTCATAGCTTTCTTTTAGCGCCTTGATCCGCTTTGCTTCGTCAGCAATTAAATTTATAACATAGCCCATAACATCACCGTCAATATCATTTCTACTTATATTATGCCCAACATAATTAAAAAAACAAGGATAATGTAGGGCATAACTGTAGATGGTAAGGTTCATGCCATACGCATCGGATCCCGTAACTCTTGTCAGTGGCCGGTGGATTTCCAACGAAATCGCTTCTCGGCAACGAACAAACCATTAAAGTACTGGTTCACAGACAGTAAAATTATATTATTTTATCTGGATTTTACCAAAAAGAAAGAAGCC from the Peptococcaceae bacterium genome contains:
- a CDS encoding pyruvate carboxylase subunit B, with the translated sequence MTKLTQNEFKICFTSSTPMKLSSCDFRDGQQSIMATRMRTEDMVPVLSKMDEFGFDCIEMWGGATFDTCIRYLKEDPWDRVRTFKQYVKKTPLRMLLRGQNLLGYTHYPDDIVDRFVTAAAKAGIDIFLIFDGLNDIRNCETAAKAALRSGKLVEGNIQFTSSPVHTIDSFIKTAQEYVEIGATAVHLEDMGGMIDPVTAGKTVAAIKAALDVPVHYHAHCTGGMTEITYWEVIKAGADVIDVDVSAFALGTSHPAAESMIAALKNTPRDTGLDYNKLLEINNYLKQMRKKYEEFETKLCGVDIKVVQHQIPGGMYSNLEHQLKGMNALDRMDEVLEEIVRVRRDLGYPPLGTPFSQLCGTLAAMNVLAGERYKMIPKEAKAYVRGQYGRIPGPISEELKKKVLAEGEEPITCRPADLIEPGYERIKSEVEEIARTEEDVLTYAMFPQEGLAFLKEKYGIK
- a CDS encoding DUF3791 domain-containing protein yields the protein MSKTMQFKVFCIEQYKKKHNMTGAETVKRFKEFGVFDYLGSFFDVLHSTGAKYIVEDIDMFIAARQ